In Paludibaculum fermentans, the genomic stretch AACCCCGGGTAAGCCTTTGCGCCGCCTTCAATAGCTTCTGGCGAGCGCGAAATAACTTCACTTTGATCGTATTCTCGTTCATACCAGTCATTGCCGCCAACTCCTCAACGGAATGACCTTCCACTTCTTTAAGCATCATCAGGTTCCGGTCTTCCTCGGAAACCTTCGATAAAAGCTTGAGCACCAGGTCGCGCTTGGCAAGGGTGTCATCGGCGGCGGGCGTACCATCGGGCTCGCTGCGCTCCATGCTCACCGCGTCGTCTTCGCTGAAATCGCTCTCGTATACCAGCTTCCGGACCTTCTTCTTGCGCAGGTAGTCATAGCATTCGTTGACCGTGATCTTGTAGACCCAGGTGAGCAGGCTGCTGCGGAAGTCGAAGCTGTTGATCGAGAAGTAGACTTTGGTGAATACTTGTTGAGCGATATCCTCGGCGTCGTTGCGATTGCGCAGTATGCCGAAGATGATGGAGAAGACCTTGGACTGGTAGCGTTCGACGATTTCGCCAAAGGCGAGTTGGTCGCGCGCCTGGACTCGTTTGACCAGTTCAGCTTCTTCGGTCTTGCGGTAATCCACTCGCGTTTTACCCTGACGGGAGGCCTTTGCCATTACCCCGGCATCGGGAAGCGGTAGCACGCCGGTGTAGCTGCTCATACGCCCTAACCGACGCACGCCATCCGAGTCCGGTTTCAATTGATTCCGTTACGTTTGAGTCACTTCGGCGCTCACACCGGCGCCGATGGAATCAGGATGTGTTTAACATAGCAGATCCACGCACCCTTTGGCTCGCCGGCCGCATCTTCTATAATGAAAACGTGCACCGGATCCCGTGCTACCATGAGGATTCCGGACTAAAGTGTAGGAGGTCGACTAACGCAATGATTACATTGACCCAGACGGCTGTCGGCAAGGTGAAGGAAATCCTCGACGCACAGGAACCGAAACCCGAAGGGCTCCGCATCTCGGTGGTCGGCGGCGGCTGCTCAGGCTTCAGCTACTCCATGGCCTTCGAGAACGCCCCCGGCATGCTCGACAAGACTTATAAGTACGGCGACCTGAAGGTGTTCGTCGACCAGGCCAGCATGCTCTACCTGGACGGCGCCGAGGTCGACTACGTGGAAAGCCTGGAAGGTTCGGGCTTTAAGTTCAATAACCCGCAGGTGAAGTCCACCTGTGGCTGCGGCTCCAGCTTCAGCGTCTAATCCGGCGCGGCGGGCCGTTTCAGTGAAGGATCCAAGGGCGTGCGGGACCAGTCAGGTTCCGTGCGCCCTTTTTCGCGTCCGCAGTGCTCCAGGAGTTGTTCATGCCCAACGCCCCCCAGCCCGGCCTTGATCTCGGCCACCTCATGACCGAACAGATCAATGCCGCCTCGGCCGGTCTCGATACGCTACCCACCGCTGAAATGCTGGCGGTCTTCAACCGCGAAGACCAGCGGGTCGCCCAGGCCGTGGAGCAGGAACTGCCCCACATCGCCCAGGCTGTCGACGCCATCGCCGGCGCAATCCGGACCGGTGGGCGGCTCTTCTACATCGGCGCCGGCACCAGTGGCCGGTTGGGCGTGCTGGATGCCTCGGAGTGTCCGCCCACCTTCAACGTCCCCGCCGGACTGGTGGTGGGACTGATTGCCGGCGGCGACACGGCCCTGCGCAACGCCGTGGAAGGCAGTGAGGATTCCGGGCCGGCCGGACGCGCCGACCTGCAGGCGCACGGCTTCACGAAAGCCGACGTCCTGGTTGGGATTGCCGCCAGCGGACGCACGCCCTATGTCCTGGGCGCCATGGCCCTGGCCAACGAACTCGGCGCCGTCACGGTTGCCATCGCGTGCTCCCCAAACTCCGCGATCGGCGCCGCGGCGAAGATCCCCATTGAAGTGCTTTCCGGACCCGAGGTGGTCACCGGCTCCACTCGCTTGAAGGCAGGCACCGCCACCAAGCTGGTACTGAACATGCTCTCTACCGGAGCCATGGTCAAGCTGGGCTACGTCTACTCAAACCTGATGGTGAACGTCCAGCCGACCAACGAGAAGTTGCAGGACCGCGCCATCCGCATCGTCATGGCGATCAGCGGCCTCGACCGCGAAGCGGCGGCATCAGCCTTGGCCGCCTCAGGGCGCGATGTCCGCCTGGCGATTGTCATGGGCAAGCTGGGCCTGTCGCGCGAGCAGGCAGCCGAAAAACTCAAAGCCAGTGGCGGGCGGGTGCGCGAAGCAATCGGTTAGAATCGGGGAGTCATGAAGCACGCCACTGGATTCCTCGCCATCGTGAACGATGCGAAAACGCGCGTCCGGGAGATCGACATCCCGGCCTACCTCGAGATGCAGCAGGCCGGCACGCCGCACATCCTGATCGACACCCGCGAGCAGAGTGAGTGGGCCGCCGGACACATCCCCGGGGCCATCCACCTGAGCAAGGGCATCATCGAGCGCGACATCGAGGCCCAGGTGCCCGACACCGGCGCCACGCTGGTTCTGTATTGCGGCGGCGGCTACCGCAGCGCCCTGGCCGCCGACAACCTGCAGAAGATGGGCTACACCAATTGCATCTCGATGGATGGCGGCTGGCGTGGCTGGACCGAGCGGTCCCTGCCCGTCGAAAAATAGCCGGCTCAGTACGCTTTGAGCAGCGTGATCAGCAGGCGGTAGCCGATGTGTGCCAGGGCGCCGACCTCCAGCACGCGCACGAAGAACACCACCCGCTCGTTCATGAACTCGAAGCGGATGAATAGCGCGCAGACAACTGCCACGTAAACGACGTAGGGATTCAGAACCAGCTCGTACGAGTTCAGGTACAGCACCAGCATGAGATAGAACAGCAGGGGCCAGCTGTTCTCCAGGCGCATTCTGAAACGGCTCGTGCCGATCCAGGTAGCACCCATTAACAGCCCGAAGGTCGCGAGCAGCCCAAAGTTCCCCATACGCCAAACCCAGCCACACCAGCTAGAAAGTCCATAATACGCTGGTGTAGCCTGTGTTTGCGCGGTAATTCTGCAACGGCAGGAGATCTTCCCGGTAGCGGTAATACTGATACCCGGCGTTCCACCGAAGCTTGGGAAGAATCTTTACTGAGATGCGGGCCAGGGGCGCATCAAACTCCATGGGGAACGTCTGGACGGAACGCAGCAGCGCCAGCGTCGACCCGCCCGGCGTATTCCCACCCGCATCCCGAGTGAGGCTGAGGCCGGCATACAGATCCACCCGGCTCCTGATCGAGAAATGGGCGCCCAGGTGCCCGGTGTGGAGATTGCTGAGGAACAAAGACTGGTCGCCATTGATCTGTGTCGAGGCCAGGAAGTAGGCCAGGCCGGTGGCCGTGTAGGAATGCAGCTTCGAGTAGCCCGCATCCACTGAGACCCAGTCGCGCGGCGTCCATGAGCCGTCAAACGAGTACTGCCGGGTGCGGGCGCTGTGCGCGAACAGGGATGTGGAGTTGTTGTTCGTGTACGACCGCGCCAGCGCCGAGAGCATCAGCGGTCCATGCCGGTACAGGGCTCGCGCCGAGACGGCATGGTAGTTCTTCTCGGAGGTCGGGAAGAACGGCCGGTCCTGCCGGCCCAACTCGCCATCCACCGCCACGGTGAACGGCTTCCAGGGTTTCAACCGGATGCCGGCCACGCCCGCATTCAGCTTGTTGGTCTGTTCCGTACGCACGGCAAACGGGAAGTTCTCGACCGTCACCTGCTCCACACTGCGGATCTGGCGGTTGGAGTACTGGTAGCCGCCGCGAAACGTGATCCACGGCTTCGCCTGGTATTGCGCGTCCGTGGCATTGGTGATGTTGCGGATGCCCAGGTAGTCGAAATTGACGTAGGTCGTGGTGAGGGAGGCGTTCTCCAGCTCAACGTAGGTCGAGTCGCCCTCCATGCGCGTG encodes the following:
- a CDS encoding RNA polymerase sigma factor, which gives rise to MSSYTGVLPLPDAGVMAKASRQGKTRVDYRKTEEAELVKRVQARDQLAFGEIVERYQSKVFSIIFGILRNRNDAEDIAQQVFTKVYFSINSFDFRSSLLTWVYKITVNECYDYLRKKKVRKLVYESDFSEDDAVSMERSEPDGTPAADDTLAKRDLVLKLLSKVSEEDRNLMMLKEVEGHSVEELAAMTGMNENTIKVKLFRARQKLLKAAQRLTRGSGARLTAE
- a CDS encoding HesB/IscA family protein, giving the protein MITLTQTAVGKVKEILDAQEPKPEGLRISVVGGGCSGFSYSMAFENAPGMLDKTYKYGDLKVFVDQASMLYLDGAEVDYVESLEGSGFKFNNPQVKSTCGCGSSFSV
- the murQ gene encoding N-acetylmuramic acid 6-phosphate etherase, producing MPNAPQPGLDLGHLMTEQINAASAGLDTLPTAEMLAVFNREDQRVAQAVEQELPHIAQAVDAIAGAIRTGGRLFYIGAGTSGRLGVLDASECPPTFNVPAGLVVGLIAGGDTALRNAVEGSEDSGPAGRADLQAHGFTKADVLVGIAASGRTPYVLGAMALANELGAVTVAIACSPNSAIGAAAKIPIEVLSGPEVVTGSTRLKAGTATKLVLNMLSTGAMVKLGYVYSNLMVNVQPTNEKLQDRAIRIVMAISGLDREAAASALAASGRDVRLAIVMGKLGLSREQAAEKLKASGGRVREAIG
- a CDS encoding rhodanese-like domain-containing protein — protein: MKHATGFLAIVNDAKTRVREIDIPAYLEMQQAGTPHILIDTREQSEWAAGHIPGAIHLSKGIIERDIEAQVPDTGATLVLYCGGGYRSALAADNLQKMGYTNCISMDGGWRGWTERSLPVEK